In Acidobacteriota bacterium, one genomic interval encodes:
- a CDS encoding nucleotidyltransferase, with protein sequence MVAKVVPAVSSLDDLLHRLCLGLQLSLTDYKLAVEHYQAIGKYLQAEGSPIARYDPDIYPQGSLRIGTTVKPRGRQEFDLDLVCELLGLKAEFCGNPIKLLTDIEAWLKANGLYKDKVELMNRCVRVNYEHQFHLDILPACPDGAAGYCCVVVPDRKAHGWKPSNPKGYAEWFEKVAKSSEFEAYFKAIEPLPHLEPLELKPPLKRAVQLIKRDRDIKLGYDSKAAISIVLTTLSALNYFGQESVNETLTCVLEGIVAKLPSDGSIMKVVNPMNKDETLSERWDADPKLYAEFREWITEFRDTWREVNRAAGLPARTPQLSKLFGEDRVKSAIEYQAKSMGSMRPSGSLGVEKATGVITSVKSAGTVPVKQNSFFGEE encoded by the coding sequence ATGGTAGCTAAAGTAGTCCCCGCGGTCTCATCGCTCGATGATCTCTTGCATCGACTGTGCCTTGGACTTCAACTCAGCCTTACAGACTATAAGCTGGCTGTAGAGCACTATCAGGCAATCGGCAAATACCTTCAGGCTGAAGGCAGTCCGATTGCCAGATATGATCCAGACATTTACCCGCAAGGTTCTCTGAGAATAGGAACGACAGTAAAGCCGCGCGGCCGGCAGGAATTCGATTTGGATTTGGTCTGCGAGCTGCTAGGCCTCAAGGCAGAGTTCTGCGGCAACCCAATTAAGTTATTAACTGATATCGAAGCATGGCTGAAAGCCAATGGCCTGTACAAGGATAAGGTTGAGTTGATGAACAGGTGCGTGCGCGTCAACTATGAGCATCAGTTCCACCTCGACATACTTCCGGCGTGTCCCGACGGAGCGGCGGGCTATTGCTGCGTTGTCGTACCCGACCGCAAAGCACACGGCTGGAAGCCTTCAAATCCCAAAGGCTATGCAGAGTGGTTCGAGAAGGTAGCCAAGTCATCTGAGTTTGAAGCGTATTTCAAGGCAATCGAGCCACTGCCACATCTGGAGCCGCTTGAATTAAAGCCACCACTAAAGCGGGCCGTGCAGTTAATCAAGCGGGACCGCGACATCAAGCTCGGTTACGATTCCAAGGCTGCGATTTCGATCGTGCTGACCACCTTGAGCGCTCTCAACTACTTCGGGCAGGAATCAGTCAATGAGACCCTAACGTGCGTTCTTGAAGGAATCGTAGCCAAGCTTCCTAGTGACGGTTCGATCATGAAAGTGGTCAACCCTATGAACAAAGACGAGACGCTTAGCGAACGATGGGACGCTGATCCGAAACTCTACGCTGAATTCCGGGAATGGATCACTGAGTTCAGAGACACATGGCGCGAAGTGAACCGGGCTGCAGGGCTACCGGCAAGGACCCCTCAGTTGAGCAAGCTGTTTGGCGAAGATCGTGTGAAGAGTGCAATCGAATACCAAGCGAAGTCCATGGGCAGTATGCGTCCATCGGGCAGTCTGGGAGTAGAAAAGGCGACCGGTGTCATTACGAGCGTGAAGAGCGCGGGAACGGTGCCGGTTAAGCAAAACAGTTTCTTCGGTGAAGAATAA
- a CDS encoding class I SAM-dependent methyltransferase → MTKIVTVSMVKNEQDIIEAFVRYHAAIVDHMIILDNGSTDESTRILEHLIDEGLSISVLSDDDPAFVQAEKVTRMVYDAFNLIGADLVIPLDADEFLCCPEGNAIRQVLESLPIDRPSYLEWLTYIPTEADDANERNPVIRIRHRRVNQHNHDSKLTLPRPFFDSCPGLSVTQGNHYVVTESGDRLSPSPAVGSLALAHFPIRNPEQARSKYLVGWLANLARPDRVLFDWYPAYNLSKQQELSPSETIRLAVYYNILDKNVSPGMTEAPLDYTFLLPDGFDLRYAPRNPSDALLNVLNYSEHLASSLSSLRGRNLVGVDGLSDQLILQIIRRYELIDGWLSPREAIQLYRIAASIESTAPVICEIGSWLGRSSYILAKAIEARLDGLVYCVDPFDGSGDAASEKVYRSQMERHELPLEAEFQTNMARHGVSTRIRQVKKTSQDALDFVPKELDLLFIDGDHSFDMVLKDYEAWAPRVKPGGWIAFHDVGAVHASGPKSVVERYIVPNKQWGKHCLMDELFAAQRLRPH, encoded by the coding sequence ATGACGAAGATAGTAACGGTTTCCATGGTGAAGAACGAGCAAGACATTATTGAAGCTTTCGTGCGTTACCATGCGGCTATCGTTGACCACATGATTATTCTGGACAATGGCAGTACAGACGAAAGTACTAGGATTCTCGAACACCTCATTGACGAAGGGTTATCAATATCAGTTTTGTCGGATGACGATCCTGCCTTCGTTCAGGCCGAGAAGGTCACTCGTATGGTGTACGACGCGTTTAATCTTATTGGTGCAGACCTAGTGATTCCGCTCGACGCCGATGAGTTCTTGTGCTGCCCAGAAGGCAATGCTATTCGCCAAGTGCTTGAGTCTCTTCCCATAGATCGTCCGAGCTATCTGGAGTGGTTAACCTACATACCAACTGAAGCTGACGACGCTAACGAGAGAAATCCGGTGATTCGGATTCGTCATCGACGTGTAAATCAACACAACCACGATTCCAAATTGACCTTGCCGCGACCGTTCTTTGATTCATGCCCTGGTCTGTCGGTTACGCAAGGCAATCACTATGTTGTGACGGAATCTGGGGACCGCCTTTCGCCCTCGCCAGCTGTTGGATCACTGGCACTTGCTCATTTTCCAATCCGTAATCCAGAACAAGCGCGCTCAAAGTATCTTGTCGGTTGGCTCGCTAATCTAGCGCGTCCTGACCGGGTATTATTTGACTGGTACCCAGCATATAACTTGTCAAAACAGCAAGAGTTGTCTCCGAGCGAGACGATACGTCTTGCAGTCTACTATAATATCCTCGACAAGAACGTGTCGCCCGGGATGACTGAGGCGCCACTTGACTATACATTTCTCCTCCCGGACGGGTTCGATCTGCGTTATGCTCCGCGGAACCCTTCGGACGCGCTTCTAAACGTTTTGAATTACTCTGAGCATCTCGCATCTAGCCTTTCATCCTTACGCGGGCGTAATCTGGTCGGCGTTGATGGCCTATCAGACCAGCTTATCTTGCAGATCATTCGGCGCTATGAGCTGATTGATGGTTGGCTGAGCCCAAGAGAAGCGATACAGCTATATCGAATCGCTGCCAGTATCGAGTCTACTGCCCCTGTCATTTGCGAAATTGGTTCTTGGCTCGGGCGGTCTAGCTATATCTTAGCCAAGGCAATTGAAGCGCGACTTGATGGACTAGTTTATTGTGTGGACCCATTCGACGGTAGCGGAGATGCGGCATCTGAGAAAGTCTATCGCTCTCAGATGGAAAGGCATGAATTACCGCTGGAGGCAGAGTTCCAAACTAATATGGCACGGCACGGGGTTTCGACACGTATTCGACAGGTCAAAAAGACAAGCCAAGACGCGCTTGACTTTGTTCCGAAAGAGTTGGACCTTCTCTTTATTGATGGCGATCACTCGTTTGACATGGTTCTCAAGGATTATGAAGCCTGGGCGCCGCGGGTTAAACCTGGCGGATGGATTGCTTTTCATGATGTAGGAGCCGTGCATGCGTCAGGTCCCAAGTCCGTCGTCGAGAGGTATATCGTACCCAATAAACAATGGGGGAAACACTGTCTGATGGATGAACTCTTTGCAGCCCAGCGCCTTCGCCCCCATTGA
- a CDS encoding relaxase/mobilization nuclease domain-containing protein, with protein MTTASSIAKVSVGKSGCGAAHASYITRMSALDPEGRDRARSNTEERFEQRSLLTHDQTEKTEPRVTETLRDNLDHRSLDAEKEHAGGDQRDADPVWTRNAPDFLTGDTNGRTPGLGQSNASEKLCLKEKTENLRLYFGSLEDYERRKGGRTHYRIILSFDVPATNQQIRDLTNNFLEQAFPKAIGFGAIHRDTDHPHVHLYLNSRQTDGRRIQLKNNEFKTIDEKWSKIYTNFAGDKSAHVEYLRKKEETKQWKITAAEAFRKGKPIPPKPERDNDRRERLAEQRLSAQRSEARDQGKRLESRPPAEPVIRAGSEKETGRLLAKVAIAQEHLAHLIRTGATQGQIRSIATIAYDLKATVDKTIAARKQAGKERLPAVVYTTEECKQLKDYRASHNIPVKKEHAAARIQAARVLSGAELSDAEGKAEAFRATRHFWKFEVEGWDRKLSLKEVEQEIKSKTEEKFKPYNFLRPSKRESIQGQIDYLADVKRDLQRQLLANDAAVQKTLGAAGLRYDVASKQAEQAQQARSCEGKAMPLPVFQKDELGKMAEIATRNKDARLLALVYSQVRENLLREPTDQALSRVKGHAVMARMEMLREAERLRAAIQYGEFRQVPLRDAHGLDYTKSLRDVQPRNTLEAVIRHFTDSEKQKRERQEIGDIGREQLRRAEAQSVKARDYSVVLDSIAADHFRAAGVQPGQIAPELDAKQITALCEFAEKQPLLSGARKEFAEAARQAERGLQEREAAAAAQQTEQVRSHDLSTRPREQSPSQDTRTNHNADRDSFSRGR; from the coding sequence ATGACAACGGCAAGCTCAATAGCAAAGGTGAGTGTAGGTAAGAGTGGCTGCGGTGCCGCGCATGCTTCCTACATAACACGAATGTCCGCACTCGATCCCGAGGGACGAGATCGGGCAAGAAGTAACACAGAAGAGCGCTTCGAACAAAGGTCATTGCTGACTCATGACCAGACCGAGAAGACCGAGCCCAGGGTCACCGAAACACTAAGAGACAATTTGGATCATCGATCTTTGGACGCAGAGAAGGAGCATGCGGGCGGTGACCAACGCGATGCTGATCCCGTTTGGACCCGGAACGCGCCCGACTTTTTGACCGGCGACACCAACGGAAGAACTCCCGGGTTGGGCCAATCGAACGCCTCTGAAAAGCTCTGCCTGAAGGAGAAGACCGAGAACCTCAGGCTCTATTTCGGATCACTGGAAGACTACGAAAGGAGGAAAGGAGGACGAACGCATTACCGGATAATCCTCTCGTTTGATGTCCCGGCGACCAATCAACAGATCAGAGATCTGACGAATAACTTCCTGGAGCAGGCCTTTCCAAAGGCGATTGGGTTCGGCGCTATCCATCGGGATACCGACCATCCTCACGTACATCTCTACTTGAATTCGCGGCAGACCGATGGCCGGCGAATTCAGCTCAAGAACAACGAGTTCAAAACCATCGACGAGAAGTGGTCTAAGATTTACACCAATTTCGCCGGCGACAAGAGTGCCCACGTCGAATACTTGAGGAAGAAAGAGGAGACCAAACAGTGGAAGATCACGGCGGCTGAAGCCTTTCGAAAAGGCAAACCGATCCCGCCCAAACCCGAAAGAGACAACGACCGGAGGGAGCGATTAGCTGAGCAAAGACTATCCGCGCAGAGATCAGAAGCCAGAGACCAGGGCAAGCGACTCGAGTCTCGGCCGCCCGCCGAGCCGGTAATCAGAGCCGGGTCCGAGAAGGAAACCGGACGCCTATTGGCTAAGGTGGCCATTGCACAAGAGCACCTCGCGCACCTAATTCGTACCGGAGCGACCCAAGGTCAGATCAGATCGATCGCGACCATTGCCTATGACCTGAAGGCTACCGTTGACAAGACCATAGCCGCGCGAAAACAGGCCGGAAAAGAACGGCTGCCCGCAGTCGTCTACACCACCGAGGAGTGCAAACAGCTTAAGGACTACAGAGCTTCTCACAATATACCGGTGAAGAAGGAGCATGCAGCGGCTCGCATTCAGGCCGCCCGGGTGCTTTCTGGAGCAGAATTGAGCGACGCCGAGGGTAAGGCCGAAGCATTCCGGGCCACGAGGCATTTCTGGAAGTTTGAAGTCGAAGGATGGGACCGAAAGCTATCGCTGAAAGAGGTGGAGCAAGAAATAAAGAGCAAAACCGAAGAGAAGTTTAAGCCTTACAACTTCCTCCGGCCAAGCAAGAGAGAGTCGATACAAGGGCAGATAGACTACCTTGCGGACGTTAAGAGAGACCTGCAGAGGCAGCTCTTGGCCAATGACGCCGCCGTGCAGAAAACGCTTGGCGCCGCTGGACTCAGGTACGATGTTGCCAGTAAACAAGCGGAGCAGGCACAGCAAGCGCGGTCTTGCGAGGGGAAGGCGATGCCACTGCCAGTCTTCCAGAAAGACGAACTCGGGAAGATGGCAGAAATCGCAACTCGCAACAAAGACGCTCGGCTGCTCGCTCTCGTATACAGCCAGGTCAGAGAGAATCTGTTAAGGGAACCGACTGATCAAGCCTTATCCCGGGTGAAGGGCCATGCAGTTATGGCGCGCATGGAGATGTTGAGAGAAGCCGAACGCCTAAGGGCCGCCATACAGTACGGTGAGTTTAGACAGGTTCCGCTCAGAGACGCCCACGGACTCGACTACACAAAGAGCCTGCGGGACGTGCAACCGAGGAACACGCTGGAAGCGGTGATCAGGCACTTCACCGACAGCGAGAAACAGAAGAGGGAGAGACAAGAGATCGGGGACATAGGTCGGGAACAGCTCCGACGTGCTGAAGCACAGTCGGTGAAAGCTAGGGATTACAGCGTTGTCCTGGACAGCATCGCTGCGGATCATTTCAGAGCAGCCGGAGTTCAACCCGGCCAAATTGCGCCGGAGTTGGATGCGAAGCAGATCACAGCATTGTGCGAGTTCGCCGAGAAGCAACCTCTGCTCAGTGGCGCCAGGAAGGAATTCGCTGAAGCCGCGAGGCAGGCGGAACGGGGACTTCAGGAGAGAGAAGCAGCCGCGGCGGCCCAACAGACCGAGCAGGTCCGCAGTCATGACCTATCGACTCGGCCGAGAGAACAATCACCTTCACAGGACACGCGAACCAACCATAACGCTGATCGCGACAGTTTCTCACGTGGGAGATGA
- a CDS encoding ImmA/IrrE family metallo-endopeptidase, with the protein MSLDVIREMAAERRADELITQLEISDVEEIDIEAIAMTQNALVIDGGLTGAEARLSRSPKLNFIRVNNAIREPGRRRFAIAHELGHLLLQQSSQFALCTDRDLVPFYTNSADELEASTFSAALLMPAKFFEPLCRSTRPSLQYVGELAADFRVTLTAASSRYIQSCPHRCCLVVSKDGKIRYHRKTKDFGYFITPRETLSPATYAADFFKGERLPQGMNEVQATAWLEGERIDSSKTIQEESIAMPSYGSVLTLLWIDKDIDQYITGEDEYDAEERESDSRWSWNRYRDRE; encoded by the coding sequence ATGAGTCTTGATGTAATCCGAGAAATGGCCGCTGAGAGGCGTGCTGACGAGCTGATCACCCAATTAGAAATCAGCGACGTCGAAGAGATCGATATTGAAGCCATCGCAATGACGCAAAATGCGCTTGTGATCGATGGTGGACTAACCGGGGCTGAAGCGCGGCTTTCGCGCTCGCCCAAGCTCAATTTCATCCGGGTTAACAACGCGATTCGGGAGCCGGGGCGCCGTCGCTTCGCCATCGCGCACGAACTGGGGCACCTGCTGCTCCAGCAAAGCTCTCAATTTGCTCTCTGCACGGATAGGGATTTAGTCCCGTTCTATACAAACAGTGCCGATGAACTTGAAGCGAGCACTTTTTCTGCTGCATTACTGATGCCTGCCAAGTTCTTCGAACCGCTCTGCCGGTCTACAAGACCTTCGCTGCAATATGTAGGCGAACTGGCAGCTGACTTCCGGGTAACGCTGACCGCCGCTTCCTCGCGTTACATTCAGTCCTGCCCACATCGTTGCTGCCTTGTCGTCAGCAAGGATGGTAAGATTCGCTATCACAGAAAAACTAAGGATTTCGGCTATTTCATCACTCCGCGAGAGACTTTGAGCCCAGCCACGTATGCAGCAGACTTTTTCAAAGGCGAACGGCTGCCTCAGGGGATGAACGAAGTGCAAGCAACGGCCTGGTTAGAAGGAGAACGCATAGATTCGAGCAAGACAATCCAAGAAGAGTCGATTGCGATGCCGTCCTACGGGTCAGTGTTGACGCTCCTGTGGATTGATAAAGATATTGACCAGTACATTACAGGTGAAGACGAGTACGATGCCGAGGAACGGGAGTCCGACAGCCGTTGGTCATGGAACCGCTATCGTGATCGAGAGTAA
- a CDS encoding SDR family oxidoreductase — protein MKGSEHPRCAVVTGASGGLGVEICRELLDREVRVLALTARSESSQELREKLREYASQLETYAVDFRELDAIEPLVNVVEVFSGGALNLLINNAGVGYHCRIGEIKPEELNETFLVNVMAPILLTSRLLSYLQTAPNGHVINVTSILVDTVMPFTATYTASKRAIEGFFQVLRRECGVRVTSIEPGAIDTPFLKNTTDPPVREHFLGRNIKRLDPKEVARWIVRASETEGGVMPGRIQLLPSDQVL, from the coding sequence GTGAAAGGTAGTGAACATCCAAGATGCGCTGTGGTGACTGGAGCCAGCGGAGGGTTAGGCGTCGAGATCTGTAGGGAACTACTGGATCGAGAGGTCCGGGTACTCGCTCTAACAGCGAGGAGCGAATCCTCACAAGAGTTACGTGAAAAGTTAAGAGAATACGCAAGTCAGCTTGAAACTTATGCAGTCGACTTTCGCGAGCTTGATGCTATAGAGCCGCTCGTCAATGTTGTAGAAGTATTTTCGGGCGGCGCTTTGAACCTACTTATCAATAATGCTGGTGTTGGCTATCATTGCCGAATCGGTGAAATCAAACCTGAGGAATTGAACGAAACCTTCCTGGTCAATGTGATGGCTCCGATACTGCTGACCTCGAGGCTGTTATCGTACTTGCAGACTGCGCCCAATGGTCACGTCATAAATGTTACCTCCATTCTGGTCGATACAGTTATGCCGTTTACGGCGACTTACACAGCAAGCAAACGGGCAATTGAAGGTTTCTTTCAGGTTTTGCGGCGTGAGTGTGGAGTTCGAGTTACAAGCATTGAGCCGGGTGCAATCGATACTCCGTTTCTGAAGAATACAACTGATCCGCCAGTCCGTGAGCATTTCTTGGGCAGAAACATCAAGCGACTCGATCCCAAGGAGGTAGCTCGCTGGATCGTTCGAGCCAGCGAAACTGAGGGCGGTGTGATGCCAGGTCGAATTCAATTACTACCATCCGACCAGGTACTTTGA
- a CDS encoding sigma 54-interacting transcriptional regulator has product MAGALNGIIGHSAVMQDLTALVLKVAPHDCSVLVHGESGTGKELIARSIQENSKRAKGPFVPLNCGAMPDALTESILFGHEKGSFTGASSDKRGLFEAANGGSIFLDEIGEMPLPAQVKLLRALQEKEIVRVGSTRHIKVDVRVIAATNRDLKSMIAEGRFRQDLYYRISTFEIQVAPLRERRADIPSLANHFLDKLSSLACHPLPLTIEEDAFNALASYDWHGNVRELENVMSRLLVVVGTSTITRADVENVLGIHPDPASIIAQTHSNARAEARRVLRPSTAELCEDETITAYMRRVKLDVLTAAITQYPNRTAAAQRLGLTKEALKRQLRYLRNATARSTTISTNNQEKV; this is encoded by the coding sequence ATGGCGGGAGCGCTCAACGGAATCATAGGACACTCAGCGGTGATGCAAGATCTTACGGCTCTTGTTCTCAAAGTCGCGCCCCATGATTGCAGCGTTCTAGTCCATGGAGAATCAGGTACCGGCAAGGAACTCATAGCTCGCTCCATTCAAGAGAATTCCAAGCGCGCGAAAGGACCTTTCGTGCCACTCAATTGCGGAGCAATGCCAGACGCTCTCACCGAATCCATTCTTTTCGGTCACGAGAAAGGTTCCTTCACCGGCGCCTCCTCCGACAAGCGCGGGCTTTTCGAGGCAGCCAACGGCGGCTCAATCTTCCTGGACGAAATAGGCGAAATGCCTCTGCCTGCGCAAGTCAAACTCCTCAGAGCACTACAGGAGAAAGAGATTGTGCGCGTAGGTTCGACGCGGCACATCAAGGTCGATGTCCGCGTGATAGCAGCAACCAACCGGGATTTGAAGAGCATGATAGCGGAGGGTCGATTCCGGCAGGACCTCTATTACCGCATTTCAACCTTCGAGATTCAAGTCGCTCCACTCAGAGAGAGACGGGCAGACATACCGTCATTGGCCAATCATTTTCTCGACAAGCTTTCGAGCCTAGCTTGCCATCCGCTACCCCTGACCATCGAGGAAGATGCGTTCAACGCACTGGCAAGTTATGACTGGCATGGCAACGTACGGGAGCTCGAGAACGTAATGAGTCGCTTGCTCGTCGTCGTTGGTACATCGACCATAACACGCGCTGATGTCGAAAACGTGCTCGGCATACATCCAGATCCGGCAAGCATCATCGCTCAGACCCACTCGAATGCGCGTGCCGAAGCGAGACGAGTGCTGCGCCCTAGCACAGCGGAGCTCTGCGAAGATGAGACGATCACGGCCTACATGAGGCGGGTTAAGCTCGACGTACTTACAGCGGCGATTACTCAATATCCGAATAGAACCGCTGCGGCGCAGAGGCTCGGCTTGACCAAAGAAGCACTAAAGAGACAGTTGCGGTATTTGCGTAACGCTACAGCGCGCTCGACAACTATATCAACGAATAATCAGGAGAAGGTATGA
- a CDS encoding polysaccharide deacetylase family protein, with protein sequence MQLPEDWNVHRIPPSETFAILTYHRIAPYQHPLTLPVHLEANIVLPPETFTMHLSVLKRKANVISLDLALQLSKAHGLPERAVVLTFDDGFREHFDDVADRLTMLQMEATFFITGYGIYPEFGLRWIEWIGAAHRMLPSTREISIAGNTFLIGGKSDISLIRKYFRHLDSIGQRETLSQISRDLGLPNEEFDLLRDQLFPSMDKLMQLRGVEYLALGGHSLSHPSLSSLSGESKRDEILGSLEMLQALAPDSAHSFAYPFGGIESYDAECRSIIKEAGFRCACTSVPGLNSAETPVFDLKRFDMNKFDINEVLEAFP encoded by the coding sequence GTGCAACTGCCCGAAGATTGGAACGTCCATCGTATCCCTCCGTCGGAAACCTTCGCAATTTTGACGTACCACCGGATCGCACCTTATCAACATCCACTCACACTCCCTGTGCATCTCGAGGCTAATATTGTGCTACCTCCCGAAACATTTACGATGCACCTTTCTGTTCTGAAGCGGAAAGCAAATGTGATCTCTCTTGACCTGGCTCTACAACTTTCGAAGGCGCATGGACTGCCGGAAAGAGCTGTTGTACTGACTTTTGATGACGGCTTTCGGGAACATTTCGACGATGTTGCTGATCGCCTAACGATGCTACAAATGGAAGCCACATTCTTCATAACTGGCTATGGCATTTACCCTGAATTTGGACTCCGCTGGATTGAGTGGATTGGAGCTGCTCACCGGATGCTACCAAGCACCCGAGAGATCTCAATCGCCGGCAACACGTTTCTAATTGGAGGGAAGTCCGATATTTCCCTTATAAGAAAGTATTTTCGGCACCTCGATTCCATTGGTCAGAGGGAGACACTCAGCCAGATCTCAAGGGACTTGGGACTTCCGAACGAGGAATTTGATCTATTACGTGATCAATTGTTTCCCTCTATGGATAAGCTTATGCAGCTAAGGGGCGTTGAGTACTTAGCCCTCGGTGGGCACTCGTTGTCTCACCCTTCACTCTCCAGTCTTTCGGGTGAATCAAAGCGTGATGAGATACTCGGGTCATTAGAAATGCTGCAGGCCCTTGCCCCAGATTCGGCTCATTCCTTCGCCTATCCATTCGGTGGAATTGAATCATATGATGCAGAGTGCCGGTCGATTATTAAGGAAGCCGGCTTCAGATGTGCGTGTACGAGCGTGCCAGGATTGAATTCGGCTGAGACGCCGGTTTTTGATCTAAAACGATTTGATATGAACAAATTCGATATTAATGAAGTGTTGGAGGCATTTCCGTGA
- the mobC gene encoding plasmid mobilization relaxosome protein MobC encodes MGKRQKQYPKGALVRLTNDEHMRLTALAKKAGLSFSRFLVESGLTGQAPTNEDRIQRERAILQLARVGNNLNQIARQLNAQRGALSSRDIAKTLGEVQTALERIEVLWQGVGGEQRQSPL; translated from the coding sequence ATGGGCAAGCGGCAAAAACAATACCCAAAAGGCGCCCTGGTGAGACTGACAAACGACGAACATATGCGGCTAACAGCGCTCGCAAAGAAGGCAGGGTTGTCGTTCTCGAGATTCCTGGTCGAGTCGGGACTCACCGGACAAGCGCCAACTAACGAGGACAGAATACAGCGCGAGCGGGCCATTTTGCAGCTTGCCAGGGTTGGCAATAACCTCAATCAAATTGCCAGACAATTGAACGCTCAACGGGGAGCACTCAGCTCCAGGGACATCGCTAAGACCCTAGGAGAAGTCCAAACCGCGCTAGAAAGGATCGAAGTACTGTGGCAGGGGGTAGGCGGTGAGCAGCGCCAGAGCCCACTCTGA
- a CDS encoding CBASS cGAMP-activated phospholipase codes for MSNANGTIRRILSIDGGGIKGVFPASFLATIEGQLARPIGEYFDLIAGTSTGGIIAIGLGLGFSANDLLNFYLELGPDVFAGNRFLKFFRWIGFSKYDPTALQLKLEDKFGERKLGESRTRLVIPSLNLETLEVHIYKTSHHERLRMDYLEPAVVAARATTAAPTYFPTYKSAQGIPFIDGGLWANNPIAVAAVEAITILEWPRQDIRILSIGCTQEPPSIDWARRFSLGLLYWGFKAKDAFMGGQDSGAKGMAEHLVGKDSIFRINRMVSSGRYGMDALKELDSLCGLGRSEARNEISRLMPIFFKEPAEPFEPFHKL; via the coding sequence GTGAGCAACGCAAACGGAACCATCCGAAGAATCTTGTCTATTGACGGTGGCGGAATAAAGGGTGTATTTCCGGCCTCGTTTCTTGCCACCATCGAAGGACAGTTAGCCAGGCCGATTGGCGAGTATTTCGACTTGATTGCCGGCACATCGACGGGCGGCATTATTGCGATTGGCTTAGGACTCGGATTTAGTGCAAACGATCTGCTTAATTTCTATTTGGAACTTGGACCAGATGTTTTTGCCGGCAATCGCTTTCTTAAGTTTTTCCGATGGATTGGATTCTCAAAATATGATCCAACAGCTCTTCAGCTCAAACTCGAAGATAAGTTTGGTGAGCGCAAGCTGGGGGAATCCCGGACTCGCCTCGTTATACCCTCTCTGAATCTAGAGACTTTGGAAGTTCATATCTACAAGACATCTCATCACGAACGCCTGAGAATGGACTACTTAGAACCAGCAGTTGTGGCAGCAAGGGCAACAACCGCTGCGCCTACATATTTTCCAACATATAAGTCTGCTCAGGGAATCCCATTCATTGATGGCGGACTCTGGGCTAATAATCCCATAGCTGTAGCTGCAGTGGAAGCCATCACAATTTTGGAGTGGCCCCGTCAAGATATCAGAATCCTAAGCATTGGCTGTACTCAAGAACCCCCAAGCATTGATTGGGCACGACGGTTCAGTCTCGGGTTACTGTATTGGGGGTTCAAAGCTAAAGATGCGTTCATGGGTGGACAAGACTCCGGCGCAAAAGGTATGGCGGAGCACCTTGTTGGCAAGGATAGCATATTTCGGATCAATCGCATGGTCTCCTCTGGTCGGTACGGAATGGACGCTCTAAAGGAATTGGATTCGCTTTGCGGGCTAGGGCGAAGCGAAGCACGAAACGAAATCTCAAGACTGATGCCCATTTTCTTTAAAGAGCCTGCAGAGCCCTTTGAACCTTTTCACAAATTGTGA